From the Opitutia bacterium genome, one window contains:
- a CDS encoding CHASE domain-containing protein translates to MARRREIVAALVIVGAALSFAGWGFVRQTEQRRIEATFQRRSSVHMRLARERLLLHQEVVRGLRAYFEHSDDVSLKEFSDYTRPLLERLPAARAFQWAPRVTRKRRPAFEATRIADGGAPGFHIWERDVPTQLGSAAIPARDRDEYWPITWVEPLAGNEPSLGFDLHASIVTRPILDAARATRHMQISPQVRLIRTTATDRGSGVIFITPVFHADIPGAAPDGFAGFIQAIFSVDSLLKQVHAENPDDALDFAYYDDSAQFDHLRLLYARINGREYSGSRDAAASVIEAPVFPTNPADAMSETFDVGGRKWRIVVAPNPVWETRQRTLIPWMVLAVELGFVALAALVALGLLSRTARIEREVEERTAELLESRRRLASILSDMPGAAYRCAPASPFAVEFVSEGIVDLCGFTADDFVSNRVRWADRLRAEDLAECERRINEAIAKQSTFELEYRVRHADGSERHLWERGHVVYDAGGRAIALEGLKVDATARKEAESRTREFDRQMVETQKLESLGVLAGGIAHDFNNLLTAILGNASLARQSLSASHPVHAQLQQIEKASRRAADLCGQMLAYAGKSPLTTSRVNLSELVRDTTGLLQVSLPKSARLDLRLHSALPAVQADATQLRQIVMNLVMNAAESIVEGSGLVTLRTFATEMTRLQLRGAVERPDLPGGLYVGLEVTDTGVGMPAEMLARIFEPFFSTKFSGRGLGLSAVLGIVRSHHGALFVESEPGVGSTFRLLLPAAPAGAKAHASHGPTAGTPGAANRPELRGTVLVVDDEMHVRDMTLLALQMAGLEALEAPDGETALRLCREHTRAIDLILLDLTMPGLSGEETLRRLRMQGGQQKVILISGYSAIDTAKRCAQLGAVAFLQKPFEISALIAELKKHLAR, encoded by the coding sequence GTGGCCCGCCGCCGCGAGATCGTCGCTGCCCTCGTCATCGTCGGCGCGGCGCTCTCGTTCGCCGGCTGGGGATTTGTCCGGCAAACGGAGCAGCGTCGCATCGAGGCGACGTTCCAGCGGCGCTCCTCGGTGCACATGCGGCTCGCTCGCGAGCGGCTGCTCCTGCACCAGGAAGTCGTCCGCGGACTGCGGGCGTATTTCGAACACTCCGACGACGTCTCGCTGAAGGAGTTCTCCGACTACACGCGCCCGCTGCTCGAACGCCTGCCCGCCGCGCGCGCGTTCCAATGGGCGCCGCGCGTCACCCGCAAACGTCGCCCGGCATTCGAGGCCACTCGCATCGCCGACGGTGGCGCGCCGGGCTTCCATATCTGGGAGCGAGACGTGCCGACGCAGCTCGGCAGCGCCGCCATCCCCGCGCGCGACCGCGACGAATACTGGCCCATCACCTGGGTCGAGCCGCTGGCCGGCAACGAGCCTTCGCTCGGCTTCGATCTGCACGCCAGCATCGTGACCCGGCCGATCCTCGACGCCGCGCGCGCCACGCGACACATGCAGATCAGCCCGCAAGTGCGCCTGATCCGCACCACCGCCACCGACCGCGGCTCCGGCGTCATCTTCATCACGCCAGTCTTTCACGCCGACATTCCGGGCGCGGCCCCCGACGGCTTTGCCGGATTCATCCAAGCGATCTTCTCGGTCGATTCGCTGCTCAAACAAGTGCATGCGGAAAACCCCGACGACGCGCTCGACTTCGCCTACTACGACGACAGCGCACAATTCGATCACCTGAGGCTGCTCTACGCCCGCATCAACGGCCGCGAATACAGCGGCAGCCGCGATGCCGCCGCGTCCGTCATCGAGGCCCCGGTATTCCCGACCAATCCCGCCGATGCGATGAGCGAGACCTTCGACGTCGGCGGCCGCAAATGGCGCATCGTCGTCGCGCCCAATCCGGTCTGGGAGACCCGCCAGCGCACCCTCATTCCGTGGATGGTGCTCGCCGTGGAGCTCGGCTTCGTCGCCCTCGCCGCCCTCGTCGCCCTCGGCCTACTCTCGCGCACCGCGCGCATCGAACGCGAGGTCGAGGAGCGCACCGCCGAACTCCTCGAAAGCCGCCGCCGGCTCGCGTCCATTTTGTCCGACATGCCCGGCGCGGCCTACCGCTGCGCACCCGCCTCGCCCTTCGCGGTCGAGTTCGTCAGCGAGGGCATCGTCGACCTGTGCGGCTTCACCGCCGATGACTTCGTCAGCAACCGGGTCCGCTGGGCTGATCGGCTGCGCGCCGAGGATCTCGCCGAGTGCGAACGGCGCATCAACGAAGCCATCGCGAAACAAAGCACCTTCGAACTCGAATACCGCGTGCGCCACGCCGACGGCAGCGAGCGCCACCTCTGGGAGCGCGGCCACGTCGTCTACGACGCCGGTGGCCGTGCCATCGCGCTGGAAGGCCTCAAGGTCGACGCCACCGCGCGCAAGGAGGCCGAATCGCGCACCCGCGAGTTCGACCGCCAGATGGTGGAGACGCAAAAGCTCGAGAGCCTCGGCGTGCTCGCCGGTGGCATCGCCCACGATTTCAACAATCTCCTCACCGCCATCCTCGGCAACGCCTCCCTCGCGCGCCAATCCCTCTCCGCCTCCCACCCGGTTCACGCCCAGTTGCAACAAATCGAGAAAGCCTCGCGCCGCGCCGCCGACCTCTGCGGCCAGATGCTCGCCTACGCCGGCAAGAGCCCGCTGACCACCAGTCGCGTCAACCTCTCCGAACTCGTCCGCGACACCACGGGCCTGCTCCAAGTCTCGCTGCCCAAGAGCGCGCGCCTCGACCTCCGGCTGCACAGCGCGCTGCCCGCCGTCCAAGCCGACGCCACGCAACTCCGGCAAATCGTCATGAACCTCGTGATGAATGCCGCGGAGTCCATCGTCGAAGGATCCGGCCTGGTCACGCTCCGCACCTTCGCCACCGAGATGACCCGTCTGCAACTGCGCGGCGCGGTCGAGCGACCCGACTTGCCCGGCGGCCTCTACGTCGGGCTCGAGGTCACGGACACCGGCGTCGGCATGCCGGCCGAAATGCTCGCGCGCATCTTCGAGCCTTTTTTCAGCACCAAATTTTCCGGCCGCGGTCTCGGTCTCTCCGCCGTGCTCGGCATCGTTCGCAGCCATCACGGCGCCCTGTTCGTCGAATCGGAACCGGGCGTCGGCTCGACTTTCCGCCTTCTGCTTCCCGCCGCGCCAGCGGGCGCCAAGGCCCATGCGTCCCATGGTCCGACCGCGGGAACACCGGGCGCCGCCAACCGGCCGGAGTTGCGCGGCACGGTGCTGGTGGTCGACGACGAGATGCACGTGCGCGACATGACCTTGCTCGCGCTGCAGATGGCCGGACTGGAAGCGCTCGAGGCTCCCGACGGCGAGACTGCCTTGCGCCTCTGTCGTGAACACACGCGCGCGATCGATTTGATCCTACTGGATCTCACGATGCCCGGCCTGTCCGGCGAAGAGACGCTCCGTCGTCTGCGCATGCAGGGCGGCCAGCAAAAAGTGATTCTCATCTCCGGCTACAGCGCCATCGACACCGCCAAGCGCTGCGCGCAACTCGGCGCCGTCGCGTTTCTCCAAAAGCCGTTCGAGATCTCCGCGCTCATCGCCGAGCTGAAGAAACATCTCGCGCGGTGA
- a CDS encoding serine hydroxymethyltransferase, which produces MSLNSAPLAQLDPALHAAIVGELSRQQHHIELIASENFTYPAAMEAQGSVLTNKYAEGYPAKRWYGGCEYVDQVETLAIERAKQLFGAEHANVQPHSGAQANTAVYAAVLQPGDKLLGMNLSHGGHLTHGNPANFSGKLYNFCQYGVREDNGLIDYDELAAVAQREKPKMITVGASAYSRVIDFARMGEIARSVGAYLFADIAHIAGLVASGVHPSPVPHADFVTTTTHKTLRGPRGGLILCKAAHAKAIDSAVFPGTQGGPLMHVIAAKAVCFGEALKPEFKTYSQQVVKNAAALAEAMVARGYKIVSGGTDNHLMLVDLRAKLPNLTGKVAQETLDRANITCNKNTVPFETRSPFQASGIRLGSPAMTTRGFKEAEFQQVAALIDQVLVAIGTEQEAAALADVKAKVVALTGNFPLPYRA; this is translated from the coding sequence ATGTCGCTCAACTCCGCTCCCCTCGCCCAGCTCGATCCCGCCCTGCACGCCGCCATCGTCGGCGAGCTCTCGCGCCAGCAGCATCACATCGAGCTGATCGCTTCGGAAAACTTCACCTACCCCGCCGCCATGGAGGCGCAGGGCAGCGTGCTCACGAACAAATACGCCGAAGGTTACCCGGCCAAGCGCTGGTATGGCGGCTGCGAATACGTCGACCAAGTCGAGACGCTCGCCATCGAGCGCGCGAAGCAACTCTTCGGCGCCGAGCACGCCAACGTCCAGCCGCACTCCGGCGCGCAAGCCAACACCGCCGTCTACGCCGCCGTCCTCCAGCCGGGCGACAAGCTCCTCGGCATGAATCTCAGCCACGGCGGCCACCTCACGCACGGCAACCCGGCGAACTTCTCCGGCAAACTCTACAACTTCTGCCAATACGGCGTCCGCGAGGACAACGGCCTGATCGACTACGACGAGCTCGCCGCCGTCGCCCAGCGCGAGAAGCCCAAGATGATCACCGTCGGCGCCAGCGCCTACTCGCGCGTCATCGACTTCGCCCGCATGGGCGAGATCGCGCGCTCGGTCGGCGCGTATCTCTTCGCCGACATCGCGCACATCGCCGGCCTCGTCGCCTCGGGCGTGCATCCGTCGCCGGTGCCGCATGCCGATTTCGTCACCACCACGACGCACAAAACCCTCCGCGGCCCGCGCGGCGGCCTCATCCTCTGCAAGGCGGCCCACGCGAAGGCGATCGATTCCGCCGTGTTCCCCGGCACGCAAGGCGGCCCGCTCATGCACGTCATCGCCGCCAAGGCCGTGTGCTTCGGCGAAGCGCTGAAGCCCGAGTTCAAAACCTATTCGCAACAGGTCGTGAAGAACGCCGCCGCCCTCGCCGAGGCGATGGTCGCACGCGGCTACAAGATCGTCTCCGGCGGCACCGACAACCACCTCATGCTCGTCGACCTCCGCGCCAAGCTTCCGAACCTCACCGGCAAGGTCGCGCAGGAGACGCTCGATCGCGCCAACATCACCTGCAACAAGAACACCGTGCCGTTCGAGACGCGCTCGCCCTTCCAGGCCTCCGGCATCCGCCTCGGGTCGCCGGCCATGACGACGCGCGGCTTCAAGGAAGCCGAGTTCCAGCAGGTCGCCGCGTTGATCGACCAGGTGCTCGTCGCCATCGGCACGGAGCAGGAAGCCGCGGCGCTGGCCGACGTGAAGGCGAAGGTCGTTGCCCTCACGGGCAACTTCCCGTTGCCCTATCGCGCTTGA
- a CDS encoding MFS transporter, whose protein sequence is MSTPSTAPKPLSLGVIFLTLYIDLIGFSIFFPLGPELLRYYIAHEPQGGLFATLFAQLQSFAHNSHVPEVAVAALFGGLLGSVYAFMQFLFSPVWGARSDRVGRRPVLLLTVAGNALSYLLLVFSGSFVVFLVGRVLAGIMGGNLAVAIASVADVTTRENRAKGMGIVGAAFGLGFLTGPAIGGLTSGFNLLTAHPSLAAWGIHPFSVPALIALGMCLVNLLWIAARFRETLPEDKRGAGATLRERNPLRALLTLPDAAIRRTNVVGFLLTFGFSFFETLITFFAADAFHYSPRDLVSVFVYNGVVSILTQGFLVRRLVPRMGEKRAAVLGIAFVAIGMVGLGLTVGLLHSVPLMYVALTFCSVGSGFANVGLSSLISLYASAEEQGKVTGIFRSLGFLARACSPAVAGVLFFQVGGTATFALAGALLVVPFALGLALPQPHK, encoded by the coding sequence GTGTCCACTCCGTCCACCGCTCCCAAGCCGCTCTCGCTCGGCGTCATCTTCCTGACGCTCTACATCGACCTGATCGGCTTCTCGATTTTCTTCCCGCTCGGGCCGGAACTGCTCCGCTACTACATCGCGCACGAGCCGCAGGGCGGCCTGTTCGCCACGCTGTTCGCGCAGCTGCAATCGTTCGCGCACAACTCCCATGTGCCCGAGGTCGCCGTCGCCGCGCTGTTCGGCGGCCTGCTCGGCTCGGTCTACGCGTTCATGCAGTTCCTGTTCTCGCCCGTGTGGGGCGCGCGCTCTGACCGCGTCGGCCGGCGTCCCGTGCTGCTGCTCACCGTGGCGGGCAACGCCCTGAGCTACCTGTTGCTCGTGTTCAGCGGCTCGTTCGTCGTCTTCCTCGTCGGCCGCGTGCTGGCCGGCATCATGGGCGGCAACCTCGCCGTCGCGATCGCGTCGGTCGCCGACGTCACCACGCGCGAAAATCGCGCCAAGGGCATGGGTATCGTCGGCGCGGCGTTCGGCCTGGGCTTCCTGACCGGCCCCGCGATCGGCGGACTCACGTCGGGCTTCAATCTCCTGACCGCGCATCCGAGCCTCGCCGCGTGGGGCATCCATCCTTTTAGCGTCCCGGCGCTCATCGCGCTCGGCATGTGTCTCGTGAACCTGCTGTGGATCGCCGCGCGTTTCCGCGAGACGTTGCCCGAGGACAAACGCGGCGCCGGCGCCACGCTGCGCGAGCGCAATCCGCTGCGCGCGCTGCTGACGCTGCCCGACGCCGCGATCCGCCGCACCAACGTCGTGGGCTTCTTGCTCACGTTCGGCTTCAGCTTCTTCGAGACGCTCATCACGTTCTTCGCTGCGGACGCGTTCCACTACTCGCCGCGCGACCTTGTCAGCGTGTTCGTCTACAATGGCGTCGTCTCGATCCTCACGCAGGGCTTCCTCGTCCGCCGGCTCGTGCCGCGCATGGGCGAAAAACGCGCCGCAGTCCTGGGCATCGCCTTCGTCGCGATCGGCATGGTCGGTCTCGGTCTCACCGTCGGCCTGCTGCACTCGGTGCCGCTGATGTATGTCGCGCTGACCTTCTGCTCGGTCGGCTCCGGCTTCGCCAACGTCGGCCTCTCGTCGCTCATCTCGCTCTACGCCTCGGCGGAGGAGCAAGGCAAGGTCACCGGCATCTTCCGCTCGCTCGGTTTCCTCGCGCGCGCGTGCAGCCCGGCTGTGGCCGGCGTGTTGTTCTTCCAAGTCGGCGGCACCGCGACCTTCGCGCTCGCCGGCGCGCTGCTCGTCGTGCCCTTCGCGCTCGGCCTCGCACTGCCGCAACCGCACAAATGA
- a CDS encoding aspartyl protease family protein, protein MKTALRTFLFPLLAAVWLLVAAGCASLPFGRPGKTVVATKPSTLPARIVSNFFLVEAVQADGTTRRFLVDTGSTATLVSAPLAKAIGHKDRDATKRSVRVRSANGGEVTLEAVSLKRLQFGDAVFERVPALVYDFAELSAHLGLTIDGLIGFPVFRDTLLTLDYPNSRLVVAPQPLTPVPPINRGRTSTIAFNNEQSTPLIPVQLGNESFVVLVDTGSDGALNLNPAGLHPRFAAGPRPGTVVSSLAGDRAQQVGRVAQNLWLGAHVVEQPVVDLTDQLSAVGGELLKHFAITFDQRRNYATFTRDTDGMVKMEPRRSTGLSFSRAPAYWRVMTIIPDSPTTALGVQQGDLVVRINGEPVANWDFERYALLVKSAAKITYTFLTGTREYDVEIPVFELVP, encoded by the coding sequence ATGAAAACCGCCTTGCGCACTTTCCTGTTCCCGCTGCTCGCCGCCGTTTGGCTGCTGGTCGCGGCGGGTTGCGCGAGCCTGCCGTTCGGCCGCCCCGGCAAGACCGTCGTCGCGACGAAGCCCTCGACGCTGCCGGCGCGCATTGTCTCAAATTTCTTCCTCGTCGAAGCCGTGCAGGCCGACGGCACGACGCGCCGCTTCCTCGTCGACACCGGCTCCACCGCCACGCTCGTCTCCGCGCCGCTCGCCAAGGCCATCGGCCATAAGGACCGCGACGCCACCAAGCGCAGCGTGCGCGTTCGTTCGGCCAACGGCGGCGAGGTCACGCTCGAAGCGGTCTCGCTGAAGCGCCTGCAATTCGGCGACGCGGTGTTCGAGCGCGTGCCGGCGCTCGTCTACGACTTCGCGGAGCTCTCCGCGCACCTCGGTCTCACCATCGACGGCCTGATTGGCTTCCCGGTCTTCCGCGACACGTTGCTCACCCTCGATTATCCGAATTCGCGCCTCGTCGTCGCCCCGCAACCGCTGACGCCGGTGCCGCCGATCAACCGCGGCCGCACGTCGACCATCGCCTTCAACAACGAGCAAAGCACGCCGCTCATTCCCGTGCAGCTCGGCAACGAGTCGTTCGTGGTTCTCGTCGACACGGGCAGCGACGGCGCGCTCAACCTCAACCCCGCCGGCCTGCACCCGCGCTTCGCCGCCGGTCCGCGCCCCGGCACCGTCGTTTCTTCCCTCGCCGGCGACCGCGCGCAGCAAGTCGGACGCGTCGCGCAAAACCTCTGGCTCGGCGCGCACGTCGTCGAACAACCCGTCGTCGACCTCACCGACCAGCTCTCAGCCGTCGGCGGCGAGTTGCTGAAGCACTTCGCGATCACCTTCGATCAACGCCGCAACTACGCGACGTTCACGCGCGACACCGATGGCATGGTGAAGATGGAGCCGCGCCGCAGCACCGGCCTGTCGTTCTCGCGCGCGCCGGCGTATTGGCGCGTCATGACGATCATCCCCGACTCGCCGACGACCGCGCTCGGCGTGCAACAAGGCGACCTCGTCGTCCGCATCAACGGCGAGCCGGTGGCCAACTGGGATTTCGAACGCTACGCGCTGCTCGTGAAGAGCGCCGCGAAGATCACCTACACTTTCCTGACCGGCAC